Part of the Bacteriovorax sp. BAL6_X genome, TGCATTTATGCAGGCTTGTTGAATATAGATTTCATTTTTAAAGTTTGGGGGCCTAGCACCGCGAACAATAGTTTGCCTTTGGGCAAACAATTTCGCGGATGCTTACCAATCAGGGGCAATATAAACATCTATCGCTGGATTGTACTCTGCTCTTAGAGTTGACTTGATGGCCTCAAGTGTTCCTGTCGTTGAAGATGGGCAAGTTCCACATGCACCTTGATAGCGTACAAGTAGAATATTATCTTCGTAAGAAACAGTTTGAATATCTCCACCATCAGCTTGAAGATATTGTCTAACCGTGCGATCAAGAACGGCCTCAATATCTTTTAGATCTTGAGGTAAGTTCTCACGACGCTCTTTTTCTGGATCAAACTCTTCGTATTCTGGGTTATGGTTTGGTAGGTCGTGCTTAATCGTTTCAATGATTTTTGGCTCAATATCATCCCAGTCTTCGTAATTGAATTTGGTAACTGTAATAACATTTTCAAAAAAGTGTAGTTGGTCAATTCCACGTATTGTAAAAAGGTTTACGCCAAGGTTTACCTCTCCACATTCCATAGGAGTTCTAAAAGTTGAAGAACCAGATGCTTTTACATTTTTATTTAAAATGAATTTCAGTGCATTTGGATTTGGTGTTGGTTGAATGTCGATTGTTACTTCACTCATATTCTTTACCTTTGTTACCTTAACTTCTTATAGGAAGTTAATGGCCTTATGTAGTGCTTTTATAAAATTATCAATTTCTTCTTTTGTATTATACAACGAGAATGAGGCCCTTGCAGTAGCAGAAATCTCGAACCTTTTCATTAAAGGTTGTGTACAGTGGTGGCCTGTTCTAATTGCAACACCTTGACGATCTAAAAGTGTTCCAAGATCGTGCGGGTGGGCTCCTTCAATAACAAAGGATAATACCGAAGCTTTTTCTTTTGCTGTTCCAATTAAGCGAACTTTTTCTACTTCTAAAATTTGCTCAGTAGCATAATCAAGAAGCTCTTTCTCGTAGTTTTTAATTACATCGAGATCACAATTTACAATGAAGTCAATTGCCGGCTTGAGTCCGATACCTCCTGCTATATGAGGAGTACCAGCTTCAAATTTGTGTGGGAGATCGTTGTACGTAGTCTTTTCAATTGTTACAACATCGATCATGTCACCTCCTCCTTGATATGGAGGCATTGATTCAAGAAGCTTCTCTTTTCCATAAAGAGCACCGATCCCTGTTGGCCCAAACATCTTGTGAGAAGAGAAGGCAAGGAAATCACAATTTAGGTCTTGAACATCAATTTTTTCATGAGCAATTGACTGAGCAGCATCAACGCAGAAGTAAGCTCCTTTATCGTGTGCTAACTTGATATACTTTTTGATATTGTTAACAGTTCCAAGGCTGTTTGAAATATGGGCCATTGAAACAAGCTTTACATTACCTTCTTCCAGAAGCTTAATATAGGCTTCTTCATTAATATCACCTTCATCCGTAATAGGAATCTCTCTTACTTTTGCACCAATTTTCTCGGCCTGGATTTGCCAAGGAACAATATTCGAGTGGTGCTCCATTGTAGAGATTAGGATGACATCATCCTTCTTCAAGTAGTGAGGAACGAAAGAACTTGCAACTAAGTTTAAGCTGTCTGTTGTTCCTTTTGTGAAGATGATCTCACATCTCGAATTCGCGTTAATTAGAGACTGTATTGCATCACGAGTTTCTTCATACTTAATTGTTCCAAATTCACTTAGGTAGTGAACACCTCTGTGAATATTGGCCACATTATGTGTGTAGTGATCATTCAGAGCATTGATTACATTGATATGTTTAAGAGTAGATGCGGCATTGTCTAAGTAGATAAGAGGCTTATCGTGAACTCTTCTTTCTAGTTGTGGAAATTGTGCTCTAATAGCGTTAATTTCAAAGGCCATTAAGATTCCTTTTCCATTTCATCAAATGCATTTTTTTCAAATGATTCAAATAGAATTTCACTTAAAAATTTCTCAATCTTCTCATCTTCAATCTTTGTGATTGCATCAGAACAGAAAGCATGAATAAGAAGCTTCTGAACGCGCTCTTTTGATAGGCCACGTGACTGAAGATAGAAAGCTTCTTCGTCACTCATTTGTCCTACTGTTGCACCGTGGGCACATTTTACATCGTCAGCATAAACTTCAAGCTGTGGTCGAGTATCAACGTGTGCTCCTTTGGATAGGAGTAGATTTTTATTTAACTGTTCTGAATTTACAAGTTGAGCGTCACGACAAACAAGTACTTTTCCTGTAAAAACTCCACGGGCCTTATTATCTAGAACTCCCTTGAAAAGCTGAGAGCTATCAGTTCTTTCTTTAATATGCGAAATTAGTGAGAAGTTGTCAGTATGTTGATCTCCTCTAAGGGCATATAAACCATCAACACTTGCAGTCGCTCCAATACCATTTAGGCGAATTCTCATTTCATTACGTGACTTCTTGGCACCTGTTGTAAAAGTAAATGACTTAAAGTGAGCGTCTTTGGCAACGTCAGCATTAACACTACTTACATGGAATGCGTTAGCACCATCTGTTTGAACCTTTACGTGACTCACATTTGCGCCATCTGAAACTTTAAAGTTTGAAACAGCGTTTATATTGTAGGCCTTATCACTTCCCGTAAATAATTCGATAAAGCTTACTTTAGAGAACTGCTCAACGTTTACGTGTATACGAGGAAGGGCGAATTCTCCATCAAAGTCTGAAATATGAACAATTGAGATAATATCATCTACGCTTACGTTCTTAGGAACATTGATTTCAATGATATTTTCAACAGCAGAAGCATTAAGCATGGCAAAGATATCTGTTTGATCACAATTTGCCTCATTTGCGATAAGCGCCTTTTCTTCTACTGTTACTTCGTCAGGAAAGAATGAGTCAGCTTTCGAGTATTGGCCATTTAGAAGTACGACTTGATACTTTCCAGCAACCTTAACATTCTTAAGCATTGCTTTTTGTGTCGTTACAGCAAATTTCTCAGGTAATACATCAGTAAGTTTAGTATAAATCCAGTCTTCCATTTTTGTATGTGGAAGTCCACGGGCCTTAAAATTATCTAAGGCCTCTTTATTTGAGTCAGACTTTGCGTATCCCGCTAGGTCATTTAAATATTGGTCTGTTAATTCTTGGATATTCATTATTAATCCTAATCCTTATTTTGTTAACCAGTCGTAACCTTTTTCTTCAAGCTCAAGTGCAAGCTCTTTACCACCTGACTTGATAATTTTTCCGCCACTAAGTACGTGAACATAGTCTGGAACAATATAGTCAAGAAGTCTTTGGTAGTGAGTTACAAGAACGATACCATTGTATTTAGACTTGATAGCATTAACACCTTTTGCAACAATTTTAAGAGCGTCGATATCTAGACCTGAATCCGTCTCATCAAGAAGAGCAATCTTTGGATTTAGAACCGCCATTTGAAGGATTTCATTCTTTTTCTTTTCTCCACCAGAAAAGCCAGTGTTTACTGGACGGTCTAGGAATTCTTCTCTCATCTCTAGTAGCTCTAGTTTTGGTTTAAGAAATTCTCTGAATTCTTCTTTCTTCATTTCTGCAGCACCCTGAGATTTGGATACTTCGTTAAATGATTCAAGAAGAAAGTCAATATTTGATACACCTGGAACTTCAATAGGATATTGAAAACCTAGGAAGATTCCATTCTTTGCCCTTTCATCTGGCTCAAGTTCTAGTAGGTCTGTTTGCTTTCCATTTATATTGTAATCAATAGATCCACTTGTTACCTCAAATGATGGGTGACCAGCGATTACTTTTGATAGAGTACTTTTTCCTGAACCATTAGGTCCCATGATTGCGTGAACTTCACCTGGTTTAACTTCGATAGAAATTCCTTTTAGAATTTCTTTTTCTTCAACTCTTGCGTGAACATCTTTAACTGTAAGTAAACTCATTTTTTTCCCTTTATATTAATCTAAATTTTATCCGATTGAATTTTCTAATTTCATCTCAATTAACTTTACTGCTTCAACAGAGAATTCTAGTGGAAGCTCTTTAAAAACTTCACTACAGAAGCCATTTACAATCATTGAGATACATTTTTCCATGTCCATTCCACGTTGCTGTAGGTAGAAAAGCTGATCTTCAGAAATCTTTGAAGTCGACGCCTCGTGCTCAACAGTTGCCGTATTATTCTTAACGTCAATATATGGGAATGTATTTGCAGAACACTTAGAACCAACAAGCATTGAGTCACATTGAGAGTAGTTTTTAGCTCCAATTGCTGAAGGCATTACCTTAACAAGTCCACGGTAATTATTTTCGGAAGCTTCTGCAGAGATACCTTTCGAAATAATAGTCGATTTTGTGTTTTTTCCGATGTGAACCATTTTTGTTCCAGTATCGGCCTGCATTTTATTATTTGTTAGTGCTACTGAGTAGAAAGCACCTTGTGAGTTTTCACCTATTAAGTTACATGAAGGATACTTCCAAGTGATGGCCGAGCCGGCCTCAACCTGTGTCCACGAAATCTTTGAATTCTTTCCAAGGCAGTTACCACGTTTTGTTACGAAGTTGTAAATCCCGCCTTTTCCTTGCTCATCTCCGGCATACCAGTTTTGAACTGTTGAGTATTTAATTTCTGCATCATCAAGAGCAATTAACTCAACGATGGCCGCGTGAAGTTGGTTTTCATCTCTTTGAGGAGCAGTACAACCCTCAAGATAATTCACGTAACTACCTTTATCGGCAACAACAAGAGTTCTTTCGAATTGTCCTGTCTCTTTCGCATTAATTCTAAAGTATGTTGAAAGATCCATTGGGCAAGTTACACCCTCAGGGATGTAAACGAATGAACCATCTGAGAATACTGCCGCATTTAGTGCTGCATAGAAATTGTCTGCAGGAGGCACAACCGTTCCTAGATACTTCTTAACTAGTTCTGGGTGCTCTTGTACTGCTTCTGAAATTGAGCAGAAAATAACCCCAACTTTTTCTAACTCTTCTTTATATGTTGTCCCTACAGAAACTGAATCAAATACTGCATCTACAGCAACACCTGAAATTCTTTTTTGTTCTGATAGAGGAATTCCTAGCTTTTCAAAAGTCGCTAAAAGCTCTGGGTCTAGATCATCAAGGCTCTTAGGTGCACTCTCTGTCGACTTTGGGGCCGCATAATAATACAGGTCCTCAAAATCAATCGCTGGGATTTCTAGTTTTGCCCAATTTGGCATTGGCATTTGTTTCCAAAGACGAAATGCCTTTAGACGATATTCAAGTAACCATTCAGGCTCATTCTTCTTTGCTGAAATCATCCTCACGATGTCTTCATTTAAACCCTTTGGGAACTCTTGAGTTTCAATGTCTGTAAAGAAGCCATACTTATATTCTGACTTTGTTAATTGTGTATCACTCATGTGTGAATCCTGCCTTATTTATTAATAACTCTTCAAGCGACAATTTAATCAGCTGGTGATTAACGTGAGAGTTAAGCTTTTCTATTGGTGTAATTAATTCGCAATTTAAATATTTCGTACATTTGCCCTTAAGAGCATCGCAATCAGACTCTGTAATCTTTCCCTCAATCGAGTTACTTATTTCAAAGAGATTGATTTCAGATAGGGGACGGCTAAGGTAGTAGCCTCCTTTTATACCTTTAATCGATGAGAGAACTCCGTATCCATTTAGCTTTTGCATAACTTTAGATACTGGGTCAAAAGGCATCTTGTGTATGTCACAGATTTCTCTGGCCGAGGTCAGGTTTTCGGCACATGTGTGTCCGTGCTCTTGCATATGCTTTAGAGCTGTTAGGGCATATTCTGTTTTTTTACTTACTTTAAACATGCTTAACACACCTATATTATGACGAGTAAAATACCTTAGGTATCGCCTTTTATTAATAATTTACGTTATGTCTTTTAAATAACGTAAAATAAGTCAAAAAACAACTTATTTAAGTCTATCTTAGCAAATATATAGGCCGAATCACACCTGAAATACATAATATTTATGTAAGATCGACTTTTATTAAGCTTTGTAGGAAAATGATCATATGAGTGAACACGATTCAGAAATTAACTTAAAACGTCTCAAGTATATTGGCTCTTTACGAGATGAGTCGATTGTTGCCCAAATTGAAGCACAACTAATTCGTCAAGGTGTCCATATAACTAAAGAATATGAAAATGACTTCTACCATTTATTTGTTGTGGACCTAAATCAATTACAACAGGCCCGTGATGTTTACCGCGTCTATATTGGAGGGGCCAAACCAACAAAGGTTGATAAAAATTGGCAATATGTTCAATCTTTAAATATGGGGCCAACAACAATTATTATCTTGGCCTTGTGTGTAATCATCTTCATCTTTGGTTGGATTTTAAAAAATGAAAATCTCTATTATCTTTTCCTTTTTTCGACTTCTAAAGTTGATGCTTTTGCTGACATTAATAATGGTGAATACTGGAGACTTCTTTCGCCGGCCTTTATCCACTTTGGCTATATCCATATCTTCTTCAATATGTTGTGGTGGAAAGAGTTAGGTAAGCTCATTGAAGTGACTAAGGGAAGCGTTTTTTTAATATTGCTTCTATTATTTACGGCGATTTCTTCAAATATCCTACAGGCGATTATGTCTCCTGGAATGTTTGGAGGACTTTCTGGTGTGGTTTACGGTCTACTCGGGTTCTTATGGCCATATTCAAGATTGAATCCAAATTTTAAATTTAAGCTTCCAACTTCTGATATCGTTCTCATGGTGGGGTGGCTCTTCTTGGGATTCTTTGATGTCTTTAATTTCAAGATGGCCAATTGGGCCCATGGTGGTGGACTTGTAAGTGGTGCAATCTTGGGTGTTATTTTTGCTTTAATTGATCGCTCGGATCAAAAGTCGAATACTCACCAATCTTAAGGTCTTTCAATTTCACATCGCCAATCGCGACTCGAATTAACCTTAGGGTGGGGAAGTTGACTGCCGCACACATTCTACGAATCTGACGGTTTCGTCCTTCTGAAATACGCACTTCAATCCAAGATGTTGGTATTGTCTTACGAATACGCACTGGTGGGACGCGATCTTCAATTTGAAAGTTAATTAGCTTTTTAACCTTTGCCGGCTTTGTCTTGTAATTGCCTTTTATTATTACACCACGCCTTAGTTCTTCAATTGCTTGTGTTGTAATATCGCCGTCTACTTGAACGATATAAGTTTTTTCAACCTTACTATCAGCATTGGCCATTTGGTTCTTATACTTCCCATCATTCGTGAGTATCAGTAAGCCTTCACTGTCCTTATCTAAGCGGCCAACAGGGTAAACTTCCTTAGGGAGCTTGTAGTCAATAAGACTAAGTTGGTCTCTGTGATCTTTTCCAAATTGGCACAGGACATCGTATGGCTTATTGAAAATGATATATTGATGTTCTCCGTTACTTGCTATTTCTTTAAAGTTAGCAAGTTTAAATGGAGGAGTAATTTCTAAGTTTATTTCTTTTTGTAAAAATTTATCAAAGAAGCTGAGTTTGTAAGCACAAAGCCTTTGTCCACTTTGATCTTTTGAGTTCGAGTAAATAGGGTCGCCGTAAATTGGATGTCCTATTTCTTTTGCATGGGCCCTAATTTGATGTTTTCTACCAGTCAGAATTGTAAATTCAACTAATGAGTACTGCTTATCAGTATCGATAACTCTATAGTCTGTGATGGCCTTTTTTCCACCAGAATTAACAACGGCCATCTTTTCAATTCGTCCAACTCGGTTTGCCTTAAGGAAGTTTTCAATCCTTGCTTCTTGTTGTGTAAAGACGCCGCTACAGATAGCTAAATAGCTCTTTCTTATCTTTTTCGGATCATGAGAGCTAAAGAGTTCTTGAAGATATTTATTGGCATCTTTGTTTTTGGCAAATAAAAGAATTCCGGACGTTTCGACATCAAGCCTATGTGCTAGAACGAGATATTGATCCTTTCCATCACTTCGATTTTTAAGAAAACTAGAGAGTGCATCAGTGCAATTATCTCGAAAGCGATCGAGAGTTTTATGCACTGGCCAGCCCGCCTTTTTGTTTAAGGCAATATAGTTATCATCTTCAAAGACGATATCATTGGCAGATAATCGGATTTTAATTCTTTTTTTCACTAAAAGTATTGTATCATGTTTACTATGAACGATTTACCAAATTCTGAAGCATGTGAAAGAAATAAAGGCCCTATTCTTGAGGTGATCACACCTTATTTAAGCAGCAGTGATAATGGTGAGTTTTTCGAGATTGGCTCACTTACTTGTCAGCATAGTGCGCACTTTGCTAAGGCCTTTGCTCAAATCGATTTTATTACATCTGAAATTAGAGACAATCAAAATGTTTTAAAGATGTGCTTATCACACTATCAAAAGAAGATACCAAATCTTAAAGGCCCCCTTGTTTATGAAGCTGGTTTTAATAAACTTGAGGCCGGGAAAAAGTTCTACTTCACAGCAAATACACTTCATATAATGCCTTGGAAGGCCGCGAAGACTTTTATTAAGGACTTGGCGACAGCAATGGATGAAAATAGCACTCTATTTATTTATGGGCCATTTAAGTATCATGGAAATTACACGAGTACTTCTAATGAACAATTTGATGGTTTTTTAAAAGAGCGTGATGCTCAAAGTGGAATTCGAAATTTTGAAGATATTTGCAATAACTTCTTAAAGAAAGGTGTCTTTCTAAAAGAAGATATTGCAATGCCTGCTAATAATCAGCTTTTAATTTTTACAAAGTAAAAAGGAAATTACATTCTTTCTGGTACTTGAATTCCTAGAATCTCAAGGCCTGTTTTAATGACTTCACTTGTTGCATAAGCAAGCTCAAGGCGAGCTTTCTTAAGTGATTCTTCACTTGATGCAATTGGGCAAGCAGCATAGAAACTATTAAATAATTTACCAAGTTCAAATAGGTAAGTTGTTAGTAGACTTGTTTTATTTTGCTCATGCGCCTTAATTGCTACATCATTAAATAATGATATCTTTTGCATTAGTTCAAACTCTTTTGTTTCAACAAGTGAGCTTGCATTTGAAAGCTCAAGGGCCTGAGCTTTATCAAAACCTTGCTTCTTAAGTAGTGAATTGATACGTGCATATACATATTGAAGATATGGGCCAGTGTCTCCATCAAGCTTTAACCATTCGTTCATGTCAAAAACGATTTTACGGTTATTATCAATTTTGATCATTCCATACTTTATTGCTCCATTGGCAATCTTAGTTGCTGTTTCATCGATCTCTGACTGATCCCATTGCCCAGCATACTTATTAAGATAATCATCCTTAATCTTACTTTCCATATTATTAATGAGCTCGGTAAGGGCAACGATATTTCCCTTACGAGAACTCATGGCACCATCTGTTAGTTCAACCATTTCATACGGAAGGTGATAGCAGTCCTTGGCCTGTTCAAAACCAATATGTTCAAGAACTTTAAAGACTTGTTTGAAGTGGAAGGCCTGGCGAGAGTCCACGATATAAATATTATTCTTAACACCATATTCTTCAAATTTCTTAATTGCTAGAGCTACGTCCTTTGTTGAATAGAGGCCAGTTCCATCTGATTTAATTAAAATGCAAAAACCAAGCTTATCGTCACTTAGATCCATTCCAATCGCACCATCGTCTTTAACGAATAAGCCTTTCTCATAATATTCATTACAGATTTTTAGCGACGGAGCATCCATTTCAGACTCGAAGAACCAACGATCAAATTCAACACCTGCCCAAGCATATGTTTTTTTCATGAGATCAATTGACCATTGTCGAGTCTCTTGCCATAGATCAAAGAATTCTCCCTCTTCAGCGTGAAGCTGCTTTAGGATCTCCGTAAGCTTAGCACGGTTATCATCTTCTTTATCTGTTCCTAGTTCATCTTCAAGCTTTGTATTTGCTCGAGTGTAAATACGTCCAAGCCATTCACCCTTATTTATTTCGGGGATTGTGTCTTGATTGTGATACTTTAAATACCATAAACATTTTGCAACGTGAGTTCCTGAGTCACCCGGATAAGTTACAGGGTGGACATCAACGCTACAGTACTGCTTGATCCTAACAAGAGCATTACCAAGACATAGATTTCTCATGTGCCCAACATGAAGCTCCTTGTGAGTATTCGGTTGGGAGTACTCTATCATTGTCTTGCCTTCACCCTTTGTTAGCTCTTTCTTAAAGAATTCACCGGTGCGAATTTCAGCAATTAAACTTTCAAAGTATGCATCAGCTGTAAGGGTAAAGTTAAGATATGGGCCTTGCGCCTTAAGGTCTTTGATTACTAAAGCATTTGCTTCTAGATCAACTTTTTCCAAAATTGTTGCCGCAATTTGTGGCGGTCCTTGTCTAAGGGCCTTGGCAAAACGAAATACAGGAAAAGCATAGTGGGCCATTTCAATATTTGGGGCCTGTCCAATTGATGAGTAAATATCTTCTCTCTTAATGTCTGTATCTGGATAAGCAGATGAGAATGCATTTTCTAGGATATCAGTAAGTTTTGATAAAATTGTATTCGTTTCCATTTAGTAATCACCGTATTTTGCTGCGACGCAGTTTAGAATAAGTATGTTATCATCATATTATAGTAAATATTTTACTAATTGTTTAGGAAAAGTAATTTCATATGTTCATTTCTATTAGACTTATCATGATTATATTTAGTTCAATTTATCTTACTATAGGAATTTGTGATTCTGTTCTAGCTGACGATGCTATGACGCCGATTGAGGAGTTTCAAAAAAAGCAACAAATTGAACGAAGAGAAGCTGAGGAATTTAGAAAGTACAATACCGAATCAAGTATTGGAGATGGCCTTTTTAAAGGGCCAAACCTGATCTACTTGTGCGGTAATAGACGAAAGCACTTTGCCTGTGTTAATGATCTCTCTCTTAGAAATTGTGATATTCGTAAAGATTTGAATTGTATGATAATTCAAAAGTATAGTGGCCAAAAAGAGTGTTTTAAGGGCCAGGCAGAGTTAATGCATAAGTCGAGGATTGATTCGTATTGTAAAGATTAGCTTATCTCACGAAACATTAAAAGGTGTCGTCCGATTCCTTTGATATCAAACTCTTGCCCAAACGCTTCAAAACCAAGCTTTTCATAAAAGCTCTTCGCTTCAACACGGGCGTTGCACCATACTAAATTACAGAAGTTTTGCTTAATAATAGGAAAAGCAACATTTAGTAGTTCTCGTGAGAACCCTTGTTTGCGGTAATTTTCAAGAGTTGCCATACCTTGTAGTTGATATTGATTATCAATATTAAAGTTTGGATTTCTATTAAAGTAAAATGAGGCCACTGATACAAGGTTGTTGTCAACAAAAGCACCCAGGTGAAATGTATCAGATTCGTCATCTCCAATATAATTATAGCTAGACTCGATGCCATCAATACCAAGTACTAAGCGTCGAATTTTAAATGTGTCTTTTAAATGGATTCTTTTAACGATCATAGGAGGACTTTATACCAAATAAATGAAATTTTGTCACAATAAAGAAGTTTACACTTTGTTGTTGATCATCCAAGTCGGTCTTTGTTTTTTTTTACTATTTCGACAATAATAATTGTGGGAAAAAACTCAGTTAACTTTATAATAGATATATGAAATTTAGTATTGTAAAAATCCAAGAGGCCGTAGCCGACGCTTTCCAATTTATAAATCAAGAATTTGCTAGCACTGTAAAAACAGTTGATGATTTTATTCTCGCATCTCCAATGCGTTCATTCATTTTATTTTTAATCGCTATCATTGTCGCTCGTATTATATTTTTCTTAATAAGAAGTATAATGCTTGGCCGCGGGGAAAATAAAATTGCTGCGCGTAAATACGTTTATAGATTCTTTGATTTTAATTTATATTATTTATTCGCTTTCAGTGCATTGGATATTTTTAATGTCTATTTATTGAAGTTTGATAGAGAGGACTTTCAACTCTTTTTACACGTTTTTCGAAATATCTTGGCGCTTTATGTTCTTTATATAAATATTGGCTACTTTCATAGCTTTCTAAGCTATAACTTCAAAGTCTATTTTAAAAAGGTAGATAAAGACTTCATTAAGGATAGTAAGAAGCTTCGCTATGTAATTACAATTACAACTTTCTTTTATATCTTACTTTATAATCTTTTTTCGGGCTTCTTCGGACATAATATTATTACAGTTATTTTCTTTGTAATATATACGATCATCTTACTTAAATATGACAACTATGCTGAGTTAATACTTCCAAAGATTGTACCTGCCTCAATGCTGTTAACAAAAAAACATATTTCCAAATATGTAATACTTTATGTACTTCCTGTTTTTTTATACCTCTACACGTTGATCTACTCATTCTATTTAATGTTCTTCCTTGCTAATAACGATAAGGAATGGGCAAAAAATCTATTATCCGGAATTTTAGAACAACACTTAGAAAGTCTCAGAGATGAAGTCTTTACAGATTATGAAGTTCCAAGTGACTATGTAGAAGTCTTTAAGAGAGAAAATGGTACTGAGATAATGAGAAATCCTGATCCTGCTGTTATGGCCTATGAGCGAATAGATAGTTGGCTTAATGGAACGAGTAACTCTTATCATTTAGCATTCTCTGGAGAGTCGGGGAGTGGGAAAAACCATGCACTTGATAAAATTCTGAAACGCTATTCATCTGTAACATCATTCAAGTTAGATATAAGCGAGAAAATTCTTGAAGAGTCAGTACTTTTAAAAAGATTAGAAAACTTTGTAGGAAAAGGAAGCGAAGAAGAGAAGAAATTCGTAATTATCAAGAATGCACACAATCTCTTCTTATCAAAATTTCA contains:
- a CDS encoding DUF938 domain-containing protein, whose translation is MNDLPNSEACERNKGPILEVITPYLSSSDNGEFFEIGSLTCQHSAHFAKAFAQIDFITSEIRDNQNVLKMCLSHYQKKIPNLKGPLVYEAGFNKLEAGKKFYFTANTLHIMPWKAAKTFIKDLATAMDENSTLFIYGPFKYHGNYTSTSNEQFDGFLKERDAQSGIRNFEDICNNFLKKGVFLKEDIAMPANNQLLIFTK
- a CDS encoding GNAT family N-acetyltransferase, with protein sequence MIVKRIHLKDTFKIRRLVLGIDGIESSYNYIGDDESDTFHLGAFVDNNLVSVASFYFNRNPNFNIDNQYQLQGMATLENYRKQGFSRELLNVAFPIIKQNFCNLVWCNARVEAKSFYEKLGFEAFGQEFDIKGIGRHLLMFREIS
- the argS gene encoding arginine--tRNA ligase codes for the protein METNTILSKLTDILENAFSSAYPDTDIKREDIYSSIGQAPNIEMAHYAFPVFRFAKALRQGPPQIAATILEKVDLEANALVIKDLKAQGPYLNFTLTADAYFESLIAEIRTGEFFKKELTKGEGKTMIEYSQPNTHKELHVGHMRNLCLGNALVRIKQYCSVDVHPVTYPGDSGTHVAKCLWYLKYHNQDTIPEINKGEWLGRIYTRANTKLEDELGTDKEDDNRAKLTEILKQLHAEEGEFFDLWQETRQWSIDLMKKTYAWAGVEFDRWFFESEMDAPSLKICNEYYEKGLFVKDDGAIGMDLSDDKLGFCILIKSDGTGLYSTKDVALAIKKFEEYGVKNNIYIVDSRQAFHFKQVFKVLEHIGFEQAKDCYHLPYEMVELTDGAMSSRKGNIVALTELINNMESKIKDDYLNKYAGQWDQSEIDETATKIANGAIKYGMIKIDNNRKIVFDMNEWLKLDGDTGPYLQYVYARINSLLKKQGFDKAQALELSNASSLVETKEFELMQKISLFNDVAIKAHEQNKTSLLTTYLFELGKLFNSFYAACPIASSEESLKKARLELAYATSEVIKTGLEILGIQVPERM